The following is a genomic window from Bacteroidia bacterium.
TGCGTTGCTTCGTGGAGCGGAGATGTCAGTGATTAGTTTTGGCGAACTCTGGTATTATCTGGAGCAGGATCTGGGTTATCCTGTTTCGGTATTGGATACACGATTTTTGGAAAAAGTCGATTTAGAATCCTTTGATCTTTTGATTTTGCCATCGGGCAACTACGAAAGATTTTACGATCAAATCATGGATTTCATTGAAACCGGAGGCACAGTTATCGCCCTTGAAAAGGCCATGGATCTGTTTGGAAAATCGGGAAACAGACAACAGACAGCATTATATACGGCCATTGAAAGGGGGAAAAGGAGCCTTACCCGCAACTTTATGATGCAGGATACACCAGCCACGCTTTTTGAGGAAATGCCCAGATTAGCGATCAGCAATTCGGTTCCGGGTAGTATTTTCCGTGTAGATACAGACCCGACGCATCCGCTGGCATTTGGGATGGGCGATCATTTTTATTTATTAAAGCACAATTCTACAGCGTTTCCCCTATTAGAAGATTCGGGGTGGAATGTCGGAAAATTTCCGGAAGCACTGGAAACGCATGGTTTTACGGGAAAGAATGTAAAAGACATCATGCCCAATAGCATGGCAGTTGGAGTAGAGAAATACGGGAGGGGAACCATTATCTATTTTACCGATTCACCTGTGATAAGGGGATTCTGGTATAGCGGGAAGTTGCTGTTGGCGAATGCCGTATTCTACTGGTAAAACTTTAGCCTCTTTCCAGATCTATCATATCCAGAAGTGCGACGGCGGCTTCTGCGCCTTTATTTCCCAGACTACCGCCTGCACGGTCCATTGCCTGCTCCAGAGTATCAGGAGTCAGCACACCGAATATCACAGGCTTATTGTGGTCAAGCGCAACACGGATGATCCCATTGGCTACAGCCTGAGCGATAAATTCAAAGTGGCGGGTTTCACCCTGAATAATACAACCGAGGCAAATGACCCCATCGAGGTTATAGTGTTTGGCAAGCGCAATGCTGGCAGCCATGGGCAGTTCGAAAGAGCCAGGCACATCATACCGGAGAATATTTTCCGGACGGACACCCGTTTCTTTCAAAACATTGACCGCACCTTGAAAAAGTGCGGTCGTAATTTCTTTATGCCAGTTGCTTACAGCGATTACTACACGGTCAGCCCCGTGGTTTTTACCTCCGGAGTAACGGATAGCAGAAAGGTCGTGCGCCTTAGAGTCGCTCATTCTGATACTCTTCCGATATATTTATCGATATTCAGCCCTTCGGTACTGGTCGGGAAATCCGTTTTGATCTTTTTGTAAAGACCCAATGCTTTTTGAGGTTTGCCGGCAGCCTCGTAGTTTCTACCTGCATTCAACAGCATGGTAGGAGTCGTGGCTTCGTTCTCTGCTGGAGTATAAGCGGCCTTCTCAAAAAGAGAAGCTGCTTTTTCCGGATTACCGAGATCCTCATAGGTGAAAGCCAATGCAGAAAGTACAGACATGGAGAAAAGATTATCTCCAAGGGAGACTTTCTCCAAATACTCTCGTGCGGACTCCAGGTCGTTTTTCTGTAAATAGATCGAACCGATATAGAAGTTGGCCATATTGGCGGCTTCTGTACCACTGTAGTCAGAGACAATATCGAGCAGACCAAGCGATTGTCCGTCCCCGTTTAATGCGAGGTCGAGCGAATCAGCTTCAAAATACTTTACAGCCTGGAACATCTCGCTGCTGGCTTCGGTATGTTTGCTGCTGCGCATTACATCATAGCCAACAATTGCCGCTATTACGATGGCAACTATTGCAACCCCTATGATGATAAGGTTTCGGTTTTTCACGACAAACTCTTCGATGGAAAACCCGCCTTCAGACACTTCTTTGCCCTTGTCCAATACTTCGTCGTCCAAATCCCTCGCTTTTACTTTGCTTGCCATAGTTTATTGCATATTAATCTGGTCTGCAAAACAAATAAAACAAAGCCTAAACTACAAAAGTTTACCCCTGAAATGATAAGAATATAAAAAAAAAGGGGGCATAACGCCCCCTTCTTCTGTCTGACAATCATCAGATCATCATTTATTTTCTCACAATACGCTTGTAAGCGGTGCGTTCGCCATCGGAAATTTTCACTACATACACACCTTCCGCATGCTGGGTAAGGTCGAATCTGTATTTAAATCCGCCGAAGACATGGTTTTCCACCTGCTTCATGATCGTACGTCCACGTGCATCGCTCACTTCTATGGTCAATGTCTCAGCCTGAATATCCAGCCCTTCGATCCAGAACTGATCGACGGTCGGGTTCGGATAGACGCTGATTGCACTGCCAAAGAGTTCGTCGCCAATGCTTGTCGGACCTACCACCTGTACCAGTGTGTCGCTACCGCAGTCATTGGTTACGATTTGTGTTACCTGGAATGAACCGGTAAACTGATACGTATGGGTGGGGCTTGGATCTGTACTGGTGTTTCCGTCTCCAAAATCCCAGCTGATGGATGAGCCATTGGCTGACGCATCGTTGAACTGGAAGGTAAAGCCGAAGTTCACCCAGTTGTAGTTAAAGCCTGCCACAGGACTCAGTTCGAGGCTCAGCGTTACGGTGTCTGCACCTTCGCAACCACCAGCATCTGTTACGGCTACAGAGTAAACCCCTGCGGATGTTGCCGTGATCGTCTGTGTTGTTGCGCCATTGCTCCACAGGTAGCTGGCTCCCGGGTTGCCTGCATCAAGGGTAATGCTGTCGCAACCTGCCTGATCGCCACCGAGGTCAACCGAAGGAGGCGTACCCGCAGTAATCACAATCGCATCTGTAGTTGCACAACCACTGGCTGGATCGGTAACCGTTACGGAAACGGTATCTGAACCACTTACAGGAGGAAGCGCCACGATAGTCTGACTGTTGTCGCCCGTGCTCCAGTTAAAGCTCAGACCAGGGTTGCCGGCGTCGAGCGGAACAGGGTTACAAGTAGTCAGGTCGCCACCAAGGCTTACAACCGGTGCATCTTTCACATCAATGGTGATCGTATCACTTGCTGAACAGCCCAGCGCAGTTACTTCTACATAGTAAGTACCACTGTCGGTAACAGTCAGCGTCTGGGTAAAGGTACCCGGTACAGACCATACATAAGTAGAGCCAGGGTTACCCGCGTCGAGTACGATCTGATCACAAGCTACCGTGTCGTTTGGACCAAGGTCAACCGTAGGCGTGGGGTTGACCAAAAGATTCACAGAGTCAGTACCCACACAGCCATTGATATCCACCACACTTACATAATAAGACCCGGTGGCATTAGCTGTGATACTGGCAGTCGTATCACCTGTGCTCCACATGTAAGATACAATCTGTGGGAGGAATGCATCAAGTACCTGACCTTCGCAAGCTGTACCATCAGGGCCCAGATCGACAGGCACATCCGGGAGGAATACTGCCTGAACAGGAACAAACGGGCTCGGACAACCGAATGGTGTAATGTTCCAGTCGTAGAAGAAGTAGTAAAACCCTGCGAGGTTATTGATTGCATTGGTGATGGAAATCACACCGGGGACTTCATAGGGGTACACAGCACCTGCTGTATTCCGGAAAGCACTCGGTATGGTTGATCCCGCAAGATTGATTTCATACCCCACACCCGCAGGAACGCTAAAGTTGACATTCAGCACGGTATCAGGAACCGTTCCGGCAAATGGGAAAGTTCCGGTCTGAACGATAGCGCCTGTATTGTCATAAACTGTAATCACGATATTACCGGCACCTGACGGGTAAATCTTCAGTGAATTGATCGTCAGTGCCTGAAGCGCATCAAAGACAAGCCCATCGGCGAAGAAGGTGTAGTTGGCACCAGCTCCAATGGCATTATTTGCCGGAGAAAATCCGCTGTAAGATACCTGATCGGTAGCCTGAGCATAATACGTGGTGGTACTTGTCAGGAAGGGAGTAATCAGGGTATCTCCTGTCGCGATGATGTTACCACCCGGCGTATCAAACCAACGGATAGAGGTAGATCCAGAATTGGCGATCAGCATAAAGGATGCAGAGTCGCTCGAACAGATCGAATCAGCGAATACCGTAGGTGGTGCAGCAGAGATCGAAATATCGGAGCTAAACAGTGTACTGTCATTAAAGAACAGCGTATCTCCCGCCAGTACTGTATAACCCGCAAAGTTGAAGATACCGCCGACGTTGGAGTTGAATGTTCCCACAACAAAGAATGCCGTGTCTCCGGGAGCAATTGAGTCCGGGAAAACACTCGTAATCGTGGTATTTGCAGCGCCAGTGATATTGACTGTTACAGGTACGTTTTGCTGGGTTTGGACACCATAGTTCACCAGCATTACTTCAATAACTGTAGAATCAGAGCTACAATCCTGTCCGGCGGGCTGTGTAAATGCCGCTACCCCCATATCGTCGTCCGGGGTATCGTAGATAAAGATGTCATCAAAAGCAAATCCATCATCCTGAACAGATCCATCAGAACCAAATGCCACTCTCAGACGCACGTCTGTCTGACCTGCCAGACCATCAAGGGCATGTTTAGCAATCACCCAGCCATTGGAACCGGAACCATTTCTTCCTGTCCACCCTTCCTGCTGACCTCCGGGATTACCATTGATCGTATTGTCGGTGTACCAGTTGTCGGGGTCTCCAAAGGCACCTACGTTTTGCCAGGTAGCACCGTTGTCAATGGTTGACTGAAGCACAGCACCATCCCAGCTGATTTCTGATTCCCACCAGATGGCCATCTCTATCCGGGGAGCAGAGAGGTTGGAGAAATCAAAACATGGGCTGAGTACCCAGCCATTTTCGTCATTATTGTACAGTCCGGTAGCATTGGTAACCCATGCGTTTACCCCGGAAGCTGCGGAGTTGATAACAACATTGGCAGGGGTATTCAATTCGAAAGTAGTAGTTCCTTCTACTGTCCAGCCACCATCGCCATTTTCAAAATCCTGCGAATATGGATAAGAGGAAACAACCGGAATATTGATAATATCAACAGAGGTAGTGTCATTGTTGACATTGGTATCACCTGCCAGACCGGAAGTCCATGCGGTTACGGTATAAGTTCCCGGTACGCTGAAGTTCTGTGCAGCAATGATAATCGGAATGGTAACACCAGGAGCAATCGTATCCTGCGGGCTTGGCAGAGTATTGACGGCTCCAGGCACGCCATTGAGGCTGATCTGGTAGCTTACCGTCACATTTGTCAGGATCGAGTCCGTACCCAGGTTGGAAAGGCCAAGTGTAACGTCTTCGCTTGCTGTGAGCCCACAACCACCTACAGGGGTAAACACGTCAGTAATACCGGCATCCTGAGGAATTACATCCACCAATCCGAAGTCATCAATAGCAATATCATGGACAAATGAACCATTGTTGTTATTCACCCGGAACCGCACACTGAATACCGGTCCATAAGCAGACATATCCAGATCGATGAAATTCCAGTTGGGATCTTTGTGTCCCAGCGGAGGAATAATATCAAGGATCAGATCACTTCCCTGAATCAGGTCAATATGCAGCGTGTTCTCGTTGTTGGGGAAGTTGGCGTCATTGGAGTGATACCAGAACTGCATCTTCGGCTGGTTGAAACTACTCACATCAAAACATGGAGAGATCACAATCACCGAGTCATTGTTGAAATCATCTTCAGCAAAGATATAGTTCGTACTGCCGGTAGTATGGTCAGCAATAGGACCGGTGTTTGCCGAACCTGTAGCAGCACTACGCACCGCCCAGTCCTGTGGTGCATCTTTCGGTTTGGCTAAACGCAGGAGGCGAGGAATCGAGCCTATTGTCGTTTTAGCCTTTGTTGTGTGCTTTTACTTATTAGTTCTAAAGCAAATTCCAAATCCTTATCTTTTTGTTCTATGATATAATCGATTTTGGGTTTAATGTAATAATCTGGAATAACACTATGAAGTTTGTCATCTTCGTTAGGTTTAATCATATATTGTAATTGTGGCAACTCGATTTGGATAGCAGTATTGGGGAGTGTAATATTTTTGGGACTCCCGCAAATTACAAACTCACTTCCTCCCGTTTCTTCACCTATGAAGATTGCTCTTTTGTGTTTTCTAAGCACGGAACAGAATATCCCTGTGTTTGAAAAACTACCACCATTTATTAGCACATAGATATTCCCTTTGAAGTTTTGAGACATTGGTTGATGTAATCCACTCTGTGGACCATTGCATTCTACAATAATTCCTTTTTTCTTTCTATAATATTGTTCTACCAATACAAATGGTTCGTTTAGTAAATATTTAAGTAAGTAATTTGAGTTCCTTGTATCACCTCCTTGATTATTACGCACATCAATAATAAGATTTTGAATACTTTTATCTCTAATTTGCTCAATTGCTTTTTTAATTTCAGGAACAAACTTTTGTCCGTAATACTTCTTTAAAATATTATTATGCCAGTCTTTGATTGTTAAAATACCAATGCTTTTTTCTTCGTCAATTGCAAGTGTTATTCCTTTTTCATCTGGTTCTTGAAGTTTTCTGATTTGTTTAAAAAGTTCAGGTTTG
Proteins encoded in this region:
- a CDS encoding T9SS type A sorting domain-containing protein, which gives rise to MGSIPRLLRLAKPKDAPQDWAVRSAATGSANTGPIADHTTGSTNYIFAEDDFNNDSVIVISPCFDVSSFNQPKMQFWYHSNDANFPNNENTLHIDLIQGSDLILDIIPPLGHKDPNWNFIDLDMSAYGPVFSVRFRVNNNNGSFVHDIAIDDFGLVDVIPQDAGITDVFTPVGGCGLTASEDVTLGLSNLGTDSILTNVTVSYQISLNGVPGAVNTLPSPQDTIAPGVTIPIIIAAQNFSVPGTYTVTAWTSGLAGDTNVNNDTTSVDIINIPVVSSYPYSQDFENGDGGWTVEGTTTFELNTPANVVINSAASGVNAWVTNATGLYNNDENGWVLSPCFDFSNLSAPRIEMAIWWESEISWDGAVLQSTIDNGATWQNVGAFGDPDNWYTDNTINGNPGGQQEGWTGRNGSGSNGWVIAKHALDGLAGQTDVRLRVAFGSDGSVQDDGFAFDDIFIYDTPDDDMGVAAFTQPAGQDCSSDSTVIEVMLVNYGVQTQQNVPVTVNITGAANTTITSVFPDSIAPGDTAFFVVGTFNSNVGGIFNFAGYTVLAGDTLFFNDSTLFSSDISISAAPPTVFADSICSSDSASFMLIANSGSTSIRWFDTPGGNIIATGDTLITPFLTSTTTYYAQATDQVSYSGFSPANNAIGAGANYTFFADGLVFDALQALTINSLKIYPSGAGNIVITVYDNTGAIVQTGTFPFAGTVPDTVLNVNFSVPAGVGYEINLAGSTIPSAFRNTAGAVYPYEVPGVISITNAINNLAGFYYFFYDWNITPFGCPSPFVPVQAVFLPDVPVDLGPDGTACEGQVLDAFLPQIVSYMWSTGDTTASITANATGSYYVSVVDINGCVGTDSVNLLVNPTPTVDLGPNDTVACDQIVLDAGNPGSTYVWSVPGTFTQTLTVTDSGTYYVEVTALGCSASDTITIDVKDAPVVSLGGDLTTCNPVPLDAGNPGLSFNWSTGDNSQTIVALPPVSGSDTVSVTVTDPASGCATTDAIVITAGTPPSVDLGGDQAGCDSITLDAGNPGASYLWSNGATTQTITATSAGVYSVAVTDAGGCEGADTVTLSLELSPVAGFNYNWVNFGFTFQFNDASANGSSISWDFGDGNTSTDPSPTHTYQFTGSFQVTQIVTNDCGSDTLVQVVGPTSIGDELFGSAISVYPNPTVDQFWIEGLDIQAETLTIEVSDARGRTIMKQVENHVFGGFKYRFDLTQHAEGVYVVKISDGERTAYKRIVRK
- a CDS encoding tetratricopeptide repeat protein; translated protein: MASKVKARDLDDEVLDKGKEVSEGGFSIEEFVVKNRNLIIIGVAIVAIVIAAIVGYDVMRSSKHTEASSEMFQAVKYFEADSLDLALNGDGQSLGLLDIVSDYSGTEAANMANFYIGSIYLQKNDLESAREYLEKVSLGDNLFSMSVLSALAFTYEDLGNPEKAASLFEKAAYTPAENEATTPTMLLNAGRNYEAAGKPQKALGLYKKIKTDFPTSTEGLNIDKYIGRVSE
- the ribH gene encoding 6,7-dimethyl-8-ribityllumazine synthase; protein product: MSDSKAHDLSAIRYSGGKNHGADRVVIAVSNWHKEITTALFQGAVNVLKETGVRPENILRYDVPGSFELPMAASIALAKHYNLDGVICLGCIIQGETRHFEFIAQAVANGIIRVALDHNKPVIFGVLTPDTLEQAMDRAGGSLGNKGAEAAVALLDMIDLERG